The Thalassotalea sp. HSM 43 genome window below encodes:
- a CDS encoding cation diffusion facilitator family transporter codes for MSVNNKDSYESLVRFASGSAVFVAVVLVLSKVWAWWLSGSASMLASSTDSLLDVFASLTSFIILRYSLAPADDEHRFGHGKAENLAALMQASFVLGSAILLILHGVERTVSPQPVSHNFAAIMVSIVAILLTLGLVAIQRHVINKTRSIAISADSLHYQSDLLLNLGVIIALLLSQYGFIYADGAFAVLVGVFLGVGAIKISIRAVHDLMDHELSEQQVERITELIRVNEQSLGFHELRTRQSGKIAFIQFHLELKDDLTLYQAHSIADNIEQAIVKEFPNAQVLIHQDPQSVVKQELSGEQQR; via the coding sequence ATGAGTGTAAACAACAAAGACAGTTATGAAAGTTTAGTGCGCTTTGCTAGCGGCTCGGCGGTCTTTGTTGCCGTGGTATTGGTACTCAGTAAAGTGTGGGCTTGGTGGTTATCGGGTTCAGCATCAATGTTGGCTTCAAGTACCGATTCCTTGCTCGACGTCTTTGCCTCATTAACCAGCTTTATTATTTTGCGTTATTCGCTGGCACCAGCAGATGATGAACATCGCTTTGGTCATGGCAAGGCGGAAAACTTAGCGGCGTTGATGCAAGCTTCTTTTGTCTTAGGCTCGGCGATTTTGCTTATACTGCATGGTGTCGAGCGCACTGTGTCACCGCAACCTGTTAGCCACAACTTTGCCGCCATCATGGTAAGCATTGTCGCCATTTTACTGACTTTAGGCTTGGTCGCTATTCAACGCCACGTGATAAACAAAACGCGCTCAATCGCCATTTCCGCAGACTCATTGCATTATCAAAGTGATTTATTACTAAACCTTGGGGTGATTATCGCCTTGCTGTTAAGCCAATACGGCTTTATTTATGCCGATGGTGCATTTGCGGTTTTGGTTGGTGTTTTCTTAGGGGTTGGGGCGATCAAAATTAGCATCCGCGCTGTGCATGACTTAATGGATCATGAATTAAGTGAGCAGCAGGTCGAGCGCATCACCGAGCTCATACGTGTCAATGAACAGTCGCTAGGTTTTCACGAACTGCGCACCCGCCAATCTGGAAAAATTGCGTTTATTCAATTCCACCTTGAGCTCAAGGACGACCTTACATTATACCAAGCACACAGTATCGCCGATAACATTGAGCAAGCCATTGTTAAAGAGTTTCCTAATGCGCAAGTGCTTATTCATCAAGACCCGCAATCAGTGGTGAAGCAGGAGTTGTCAGGTGAACAACAACGCTAG
- a CDS encoding ATP-binding protein — translation MKRLISYFSMFSVKMFLGFWIIAICAIFATRWVSVKFTEMEEVRPIPRGAMHHLKKVNDRLIQTGERHGDKIWRLIDNRDKRVPKEIWLKSVDSHRIASNARKQKAEIKEYILNSQFDHPVVRVFGNSQLLGPIDLEFNDQPYQLFVSRPLHGKDFVGRIHAIPFWLRIVTTLLVTGLLSWLLARLFMRPMNVLKQASEKFGEGELNTRIPQFDQRIDEFGQLGQAFNTMAERIQESVSSQQRLLGDISHELRSPLTRLQLALSLANRVDDRSDEMQRYLQRCETEVARLDDMISQALQLSRLENQLVHMSSEPVNIGNLCGKLVNDYELVLAEKQLQLHSDIAQNLIIEGDAAMLSSAIENLLSNAIRYSPEQAQIQLSCQVNDGFIHIVITDQGQGVEVSQLQQIFKPFYRTSEARDRISGGTGLGLAIASRAIAAHGGDIYAQLASKNKTNPGLQVTIKLPYDATLNS, via the coding sequence ATGAAACGCCTAATCAGTTATTTTTCCATGTTCAGTGTCAAAATGTTCCTTGGCTTTTGGATCATTGCCATCTGCGCCATTTTTGCCACACGCTGGGTGTCGGTAAAGTTTACCGAAATGGAAGAAGTCAGACCGATCCCAAGAGGTGCGATGCACCACTTGAAAAAGGTTAACGATCGACTTATTCAAACCGGAGAGCGTCACGGCGACAAGATTTGGCGTTTAATAGACAACCGTGACAAACGAGTGCCGAAAGAAATCTGGTTAAAATCCGTCGATTCGCACCGAATCGCCAGCAACGCCCGCAAACAAAAAGCGGAAATCAAAGAATATATATTAAACTCACAATTTGACCATCCTGTGGTTCGTGTTTTTGGCAACAGCCAACTACTTGGACCAATCGATTTGGAGTTTAACGACCAACCTTATCAACTGTTTGTATCCCGTCCATTGCATGGCAAGGATTTTGTTGGCCGTATTCATGCCATCCCATTTTGGCTGCGCATTGTCACCACACTATTGGTTACCGGTCTGCTCTCTTGGCTGTTGGCACGATTGTTTATGCGACCAATGAATGTGTTAAAACAAGCCAGTGAAAAATTTGGTGAGGGTGAGTTAAATACGCGTATCCCACAGTTTGATCAACGCATTGATGAATTTGGTCAGCTCGGTCAGGCGTTTAATACAATGGCTGAACGCATCCAAGAATCAGTTAGTTCGCAACAGCGCCTGTTAGGTGATATTTCCCACGAATTACGGTCGCCATTAACCCGCTTACAACTGGCGTTATCACTGGCAAATCGAGTCGATGACCGTTCTGATGAAATGCAACGTTACTTGCAACGCTGCGAAACTGAAGTGGCACGTCTTGATGACATGATAAGCCAAGCATTGCAATTATCTCGACTTGAAAACCAGCTTGTTCACATGAGCTCTGAGCCTGTAAATATTGGCAATCTATGCGGCAAGTTAGTCAATGACTATGAGTTGGTGCTAGCGGAAAAACAACTGCAATTGCACAGCGACATTGCGCAAAACCTTATTATCGAGGGCGATGCGGCAATGCTATCTTCTGCCATCGAAAACTTACTGAGTAATGCGATTCGATACAGCCCAGAACAAGCGCAAATTCAGTTGTCGTGCCAAGTTAATGACGGCTTTATTCATATCGTGATTACCGATCAAGGACAAGGCGTTGAAGTGAGTCAGTTGCAACAAATATTCAAACCATTTTATCGCACCAGTGAAGCGCGGGATCGAATCAGTGGCGGCACAGGTCTCGGCCTTGCCATAGCCAGTCGTGCGATTGCCGCCCATGGCGGTGATATTTATGCGCAACTTGCCAGTAAAAATAAAACCAATCCTGGTTTGCAAGTAACGATAAAATTACCTTATGATGCTACACTAAATAGCTAG
- a CDS encoding amidohydrolase family protein yields MRTLTLTALAAVTALSFSANAEKIALVGGTIHTMGTKGTIENGTVLIEDGKITQVIDQTVSTDESYRVIDAKGKIITPGFIGAYTSLGLVEVPSWANTVDATAAKSSYQASLDATVAISPDTTLRNISRIEGITSAATALSSSDTMFHGRGAIITLGDDVDPLLKKRAFMAIDVSNSGANKMGGTRAAMWLSLRDAFNEALYAQTITFTPQTEWHGTLSKADVEAMVPVVQGDVPVLFKVHRAADIRRILHMMQNFKRLNVTLVGAAEAWRVADELAAAGIEVILNPESNLPYAFEQNGATMENAARLHKAGVKVAVGMNTHNIRLAPQHAGNAVANGLPYQAGLASLTTVPAEIYGMADKLGQIKAGMQADVVVWSGDPLEVMEAPTNVIINGEEIELESRQTKLRDRYLNLDKEKPQQYTRP; encoded by the coding sequence ATGAGAACTTTGACATTAACGGCACTTGCCGCAGTAACCGCATTATCGTTTAGCGCAAACGCTGAAAAAATCGCTCTTGTTGGTGGTACGATTCATACCATGGGCACAAAAGGCACCATTGAAAACGGTACGGTGTTAATTGAGGATGGTAAAATTACTCAAGTAATCGACCAAACAGTGAGCACCGATGAAAGCTACCGCGTAATTGACGCCAAAGGTAAAATCATCACCCCTGGCTTTATAGGTGCGTACACATCGTTAGGTTTAGTCGAAGTACCATCTTGGGCTAATACAGTCGATGCAACGGCAGCGAAAAGCAGCTACCAAGCCTCGTTAGACGCAACCGTTGCCATCAGCCCAGATACCACGTTACGTAATATTTCACGTATCGAAGGTATTACCAGCGCAGCAACAGCATTAAGCAGTTCAGATACCATGTTTCATGGTCGTGGTGCGATTATCACTTTAGGTGACGATGTTGATCCACTATTGAAGAAACGTGCCTTTATGGCCATCGACGTATCGAATTCAGGTGCCAACAAAATGGGCGGCACACGAGCGGCTATGTGGTTAAGTTTACGCGATGCGTTTAACGAAGCCTTATACGCTCAAACGATTACCTTTACACCACAAACCGAATGGCACGGTACGTTATCTAAGGCCGACGTAGAAGCTATGGTTCCGGTTGTACAAGGCGATGTGCCGGTACTGTTTAAAGTCCACCGTGCCGCTGATATTCGTCGCATTTTGCATATGATGCAAAACTTTAAGCGCCTAAACGTCACCTTAGTCGGTGCCGCAGAAGCGTGGCGAGTGGCAGATGAATTGGCCGCTGCTGGCATTGAAGTGATTCTTAACCCAGAATCGAATTTACCTTATGCGTTTGAACAAAACGGCGCAACCATGGAAAACGCTGCTCGCTTGCACAAAGCGGGTGTGAAAGTTGCTGTTGGCATGAATACCCATAATATTCGCCTTGCCCCGCAACATGCGGGTAATGCGGTTGCTAATGGTTTGCCATATCAAGCTGGCCTTGCTTCACTGACCACCGTACCTGCTGAGATTTATGGTATGGCTGACAAGCTAGGCCAAATTAAGGCCGGCATGCAAGCGGATGTCGTGGTCTGGTCTGGCGACCCACTGGAAGTGATGGAAGCACCGACCAATGTCATCATTAATGGTGAAGAAATCGAACTTGAGTCTCGTCAAACCAAGTTGCGTGATCGTTACCTTAACCTTGATAAAGAAAAGCCTCAGCAATATACACGACCGTAG
- a CDS encoding DUF4153 domain-containing protein encodes MENLLPKRFMVIVSVIQGIVLTLLYQSAEHNFWPGTNLVWLTGLTTFAVCLGPMLLLSVERDKIQRTIAFILPFALLMSALGFYIGWQQQPKEQFTNGYVIFILCFTGAIACFKALMYLQQLIAGEKIVYSALFSHSWRNFIIFSESLLFTGIFFAILQLGAALFAVLDINVFRELLQKDWFVIPVLNLAFGFAVIIFRNITYTADTIAKILQTLFKFLLPAISLVSLAFLATLPFTGLQKLWATGSGSSLVLWLQALTLFFVNAVYQGANQQRPYGAMLHRAIYISVAFLPVYSLIACYGLWLRIDQYGLTVARCWGVLIWLLLTIFTFGYLAAIIKRKDQWLETLSTVNIRMGLTVLVFMLLVNSPLLNFQSLSANSQIERLHDGRISVEDFDYQYFARHLGRAGYLHIQKLRQSMAKQHPSFVAKLERVYPQYDVRRDRYSEKLEKQALDKELFVSNAIFWPSKQYFPDDLIDEIYEKNKFRQFEIQDFYFIAKDLNGDDSMELFVITERNSYTSAKLWRMRDDAWHSDYVTIKNPRDNHFIKSLLDDNQVSLVVPEYSDLQIGDITLRINN; translated from the coding sequence ATGGAAAATCTTTTACCCAAACGCTTTATGGTTATTGTCTCTGTTATTCAGGGCATTGTACTGACATTGTTATATCAAAGCGCTGAACACAATTTTTGGCCTGGCACGAATCTGGTTTGGTTAACCGGGCTTACCACTTTTGCGGTTTGCTTAGGGCCTATGCTGTTGCTCAGCGTCGAACGTGACAAAATACAGAGAACGATAGCCTTCATATTGCCCTTCGCCTTGTTGATGTCAGCCTTAGGGTTTTATATTGGCTGGCAACAGCAACCTAAAGAACAATTCACTAACGGTTATGTGATATTCATTTTATGCTTTACCGGCGCGATAGCTTGTTTTAAGGCATTGATGTATTTACAGCAATTGATAGCTGGCGAGAAAATTGTCTATAGTGCTTTGTTTAGCCATTCTTGGCGAAATTTCATTATTTTTTCTGAAAGCCTGCTATTTACTGGCATCTTCTTCGCGATTTTACAGTTAGGCGCAGCATTATTTGCGGTGTTGGATATCAATGTTTTTCGCGAATTGCTGCAAAAAGACTGGTTTGTCATTCCCGTCCTAAATCTGGCTTTTGGCTTCGCTGTTATTATCTTTCGCAACATTACCTATACCGCCGATACGATCGCAAAAATATTACAAACCTTATTTAAGTTCTTATTACCGGCTATTAGCCTAGTCTCATTAGCATTTTTAGCTACGTTACCGTTTACCGGCTTACAAAAACTATGGGCAACCGGTTCAGGTAGTAGCTTGGTCCTTTGGTTGCAGGCGTTAACCTTATTTTTTGTCAATGCGGTATACCAAGGAGCGAATCAGCAACGTCCTTATGGCGCAATGTTGCATAGGGCTATTTACATCAGCGTTGCCTTTTTGCCTGTTTACAGTTTAATCGCTTGTTACGGTCTGTGGCTGAGAATCGACCAATATGGATTAACTGTAGCGCGCTGTTGGGGGGTATTAATATGGTTGCTACTGACGATATTCACGTTCGGTTACTTAGCCGCCATTATCAAACGTAAAGACCAATGGCTCGAGACATTAAGTACCGTCAATATTCGTATGGGATTAACCGTTTTAGTGTTTATGTTATTGGTTAACTCTCCTTTATTAAACTTCCAATCGCTGTCAGCTAACAGTCAAATAGAGCGTTTGCACGACGGAAGAATCAGCGTTGAAGACTTTGATTACCAATATTTTGCTCGGCATTTAGGCCGTGCTGGCTATTTGCATATCCAGAAATTGCGCCAATCTATGGCTAAACAACATCCAAGCTTTGTCGCAAAACTTGAACGGGTGTATCCCCAGTATGATGTCCGTCGTGATCGGTATTCCGAGAAGCTTGAAAAGCAAGCACTTGATAAGGAATTATTTGTTTCTAACGCTATATTTTGGCCATCAAAACAATATTTTCCCGATGATTTGATTGACGAAATATATGAGAAAAACAAATTTCGCCAATTTGAAATCCAAGATTTTTACTTTATTGCCAAAGATTTAAATGGCGATGACAGTATGGAGTTGTTTGTAATAACAGAGCGCAATAGTTATACCAGTGCTAAGCTCTGGCGCATGCGGGACGATGCATGGCATTCGGATTATGTCACCATTAAAAACCCAAGGGATAATCATTTTATTAAATCATTATTGGACGATAATCAGGTCAGTTTGGTGGTGCCAGAGTACAGTGATTTACAAATTGGCGATATAACTTTGAGGATCAATAACTAA
- the fre gene encoding NAD(P)H-flavin reductase yields the protein MNRIRCQVASLQPLTNTVFQVLLKPEQAVSFEAGQYLNFVMSDEDKRPFSIASSPSDALIELQIGAFAADSWAMQVIERIKDNDYVEVEMPGGVAQLRQDSNRPIVLLAGGTGFSYIKSILGELVARNYQQPVLVYWGLREPAACYQLAETQAMTDKLAHGQFIPVVESADEHWQGRVGKVHEPLLKDVVSLEPYDLYMAGRFDMVGFLRNEFINHGALSEHMFADAFAFI from the coding sequence ATGAACAGAATCCGTTGTCAGGTTGCCTCGCTACAACCACTGACAAACACCGTTTTTCAGGTATTACTAAAACCTGAACAGGCTGTCTCGTTTGAGGCTGGCCAGTACTTAAACTTTGTCATGAGTGACGAAGATAAACGTCCATTTTCAATCGCATCAAGCCCGAGCGATGCGCTTATTGAATTGCAAATTGGTGCGTTTGCCGCCGACAGTTGGGCGATGCAAGTTATTGAACGCATCAAAGACAATGACTATGTTGAGGTAGAAATGCCTGGTGGTGTGGCGCAACTGCGCCAAGACAGTAACCGCCCTATCGTACTATTAGCTGGTGGCACCGGTTTTTCTTACATTAAGTCGATTCTCGGTGAATTGGTTGCGCGTAATTATCAACAACCTGTATTGGTATACTGGGGCTTGCGGGAGCCTGCGGCCTGTTATCAATTAGCAGAAACGCAAGCAATGACCGACAAATTGGCACATGGTCAATTTATCCCTGTGGTCGAGAGCGCCGATGAACACTGGCAAGGTCGTGTCGGCAAGGTACACGAACCGCTGTTAAAAGACGTGGTCTCGTTAGAGCCTTATGATCTTTATATGGCCGGTAGATTCGATATGGTCGGTTTTTTACGCAACGAATTTATCAATCATGGCGCGCTATCCGAGCACATGTTTGCCGATGCTTTCGCGTTTATTTAA
- the ubiD gene encoding 4-hydroxy-3-polyprenylbenzoate decarboxylase: MKYKDLRDFLDQLEQVGQLKRITQPISTELAMTEISDRTLRAGGPALLFENPIGFDMPVLTNLFGTPDRVAMAMGQQDVAALRDVGKLLATLKEPEPPKGFKDALDKLPVFKQVLNMPTKRLKKAPCQEIIYQGDEVDLTKLPIQKCWPGDVAPLITWGLTVTRGPEKERQNLGIYRQQLLGKNKIIMRWLSHRGGALDFQEFKKRHPGEKYPVSVALGADPATILGAVTPVPDTLSEYAFAGLLRGSKTEVVKSLSNDLEVPASAEIILEGYLDPEEMAPEGPYGDHTGYYNEVDDFPVMTVTHVSMRQDPIYHSTYTGRPPDEPAILGVALNEVFVPIIQKQFPEIVDFYLPPEGCSYRLAVVTMKKQYPGHAKRVMMGVWSFLRQFMYTKFVIVCDDDVNARDWKDVIWAMTTRMDPARDTVMVENTPIDYLDFASPVSGLGSKMGLDATNKWPGETDREWGEPITMDDEIKQYVDGIWDELDILNTPPSQD; encoded by the coding sequence ATGAAATATAAGGACTTGCGCGACTTTCTCGACCAATTGGAACAAGTCGGTCAGTTAAAGCGCATCACACAACCTATATCGACCGAATTGGCGATGACAGAGATCAGTGATCGTACCCTGCGTGCTGGTGGACCGGCTTTGTTATTCGAAAACCCGATTGGTTTCGATATGCCAGTATTGACCAATTTATTTGGTACGCCTGATCGGGTTGCGATGGCCATGGGCCAGCAAGATGTCGCTGCCTTGCGTGACGTAGGCAAACTGTTGGCCACCTTAAAAGAACCTGAGCCACCAAAAGGGTTTAAGGATGCGCTGGATAAATTGCCGGTATTTAAGCAAGTATTGAATATGCCGACTAAGCGTTTGAAAAAAGCGCCATGTCAGGAAATTATCTATCAAGGCGATGAAGTAGACTTAACCAAGTTGCCAATTCAAAAATGCTGGCCAGGCGACGTTGCTCCACTGATCACTTGGGGCTTAACGGTCACTCGCGGTCCTGAGAAAGAACGTCAAAACCTTGGCATTTATCGTCAACAGTTGTTGGGCAAAAACAAAATCATTATGCGTTGGTTATCGCATCGTGGTGGTGCCTTGGACTTTCAAGAATTTAAAAAGCGTCACCCTGGCGAAAAATATCCGGTATCGGTTGCCTTAGGTGCCGACCCTGCGACCATATTAGGCGCGGTTACACCGGTACCAGACACCTTATCTGAATATGCTTTTGCCGGTTTATTGCGTGGCAGTAAAACCGAGGTGGTAAAAAGTCTGAGTAACGACTTAGAAGTGCCAGCATCAGCTGAAATCATTCTTGAAGGTTATTTAGATCCTGAAGAAATGGCACCGGAAGGCCCTTACGGTGATCATACCGGCTATTATAATGAGGTCGATGACTTCCCCGTGATGACCGTCACGCACGTTAGTATGCGCCAAGACCCGATTTATCACAGCACCTATACTGGTCGTCCGCCAGATGAGCCAGCGATTTTAGGGGTGGCACTTAACGAAGTGTTTGTGCCAATTATTCAAAAGCAATTTCCTGAAATTGTCGACTTTTATCTGCCACCGGAGGGGTGTTCATATCGCCTTGCCGTGGTGACCATGAAAAAGCAATATCCAGGACACGCCAAGCGGGTAATGATGGGAGTATGGTCATTCCTGCGCCAGTTTATGTACACCAAATTTGTCATCGTCTGTGATGACGACGTCAATGCCAGAGATTGGAAAGACGTTATTTGGGCGATGACGACGCGCATGGACCCAGCACGAGATACCGTTATGGTAGAAAATACACCCATTGATTATCTCGACTTTGCCTCTCCGGTATCCGGACTCGGCTCAAAAATGGGCCTTGATGCCACTAATAAGTGGCCGGGAGAAACCGACAGGGAGTGGGGCGAACCAATTACCATGGATGACGAAATCAAGCAGTATGTTGATGGTATATGGGATGAATTAGACATTCTCAATACACCGCCGTCACAAGATTAA
- a CDS encoding alpha/beta fold hydrolase gives MITAPTLATTYSFSQEANLIAAQPSIGQLWQKGVFAHFKSGDGLDIHYALFNVHDGAATIVVSPGRSESYLKYKEVAYDLINQGYNVAMIDHRGQGLSSRELEDREKGYVADFQNYVDDFHVFIKQIVKPQLGQRLYLLAHSMGGNIGILYMQQQPNTFQAASLSSPMIAINADPAPAWLAAPLIQSSHFFNALFSDQSSYFIGHGGFKEKQFSDNDLMHSKVRFEIFQTLYKQTKNIQLGGVTLAWLDAAIASDKAIFANIKQLSTPIMVMQAELDTVVSNEKQDEFCQQLHQHHADSCINGKAVVIKGAKHELLFESDAMRNQSLTTTLDWFNKH, from the coding sequence ATGATAACAGCCCCGACATTAGCAACGACCTACTCATTTAGCCAAGAAGCAAACTTGATCGCCGCTCAACCCAGCATTGGTCAGCTTTGGCAAAAAGGTGTGTTCGCGCACTTTAAATCAGGCGACGGCTTAGATATTCATTATGCTTTATTCAATGTCCATGATGGTGCTGCGACAATCGTAGTTTCACCTGGTCGCTCAGAAAGCTACCTAAAATACAAAGAAGTGGCGTATGACCTGATAAATCAAGGTTATAACGTTGCAATGATAGATCATCGTGGCCAAGGGTTGTCATCACGTGAGCTGGAAGACAGAGAGAAAGGCTATGTTGCTGATTTCCAAAATTATGTCGATGATTTTCATGTTTTTATTAAACAAATAGTAAAACCACAGCTTGGTCAGCGATTATATCTATTGGCCCACTCAATGGGCGGTAATATCGGTATTCTGTACATGCAACAACAGCCGAATACATTTCAAGCCGCCAGTTTATCATCACCGATGATTGCCATTAATGCAGATCCTGCTCCGGCATGGTTAGCCGCGCCGCTGATTCAAAGCTCGCACTTTTTTAATGCTCTGTTTAGCGACCAATCCAGTTATTTTATTGGTCATGGTGGTTTCAAAGAAAAGCAGTTTAGCGACAATGATTTGATGCACTCGAAAGTGCGCTTTGAGATTTTCCAAACACTTTATAAACAGACTAAAAACATCCAATTAGGCGGCGTTACTTTGGCTTGGCTCGATGCTGCCATTGCCAGTGATAAAGCCATTTTTGCCAATATTAAACAACTTAGCACGCCAATCATGGTCATGCAGGCGGAGTTGGACACTGTGGTAAGTAATGAAAAACAAGATGAGTTTTGCCAACAATTGCATCAGCACCATGCCGACTCCTGCATCAATGGCAAGGCGGTGGTCATTAAAGGGGCAAAACATGAATTATTGTTTGAGTCTGATGCGATGCGCAATCAATCGCTGACAACGACGTTAGATTGGTTCAACAAACACTAA
- a CDS encoding amidohydrolase, whose product MKTVNKVLLTSVSLLSAAILSGCGGNETKVDKKQAAFVEINKDPFPSTYKPMPSQATVITNVNIYDGLGGMAENVSVLMENGKIVAVGKDVDEASAVNVIDGTGKWLTPGIIDVHSHLGVYATPDAESHADGNEMTKPVTAAVWAEHSIWPQDPGFRRALAGGVTSMQILPGSANLVGGRSVTVKNLPGRVIQDMKFPDAPYGLKMACGENPKRVYGKKGGPMTRMGNVAGYRQAWSDAQDYKLAWEKYETDYNAGKNAKPPKRDLNKETLMGVLDGEILVHMHCYRADDMGTMMDVMKEFDYHIASFQHAVESYKIADKLAENNICSAMWADWWGFKMEAYDGIRENIPMVHQAKACAIVHSDSDQGIQRLNQEAAKALSDGRRAGIDISKADAWTWLTSNAAKSLGIFEQTGSLEAGKNADVVLWSAEPFSTYAQAELVFIDGGLAFDRSKPETWAIADYELGQVGEGDRK is encoded by the coding sequence ATGAAAACAGTCAATAAAGTCTTATTGACTTCAGTTTCCTTACTAAGCGCGGCCATTTTAAGTGGTTGTGGTGGTAACGAGACTAAAGTTGATAAAAAGCAGGCTGCCTTTGTTGAAATCAACAAAGACCCATTCCCAAGTACCTACAAACCAATGCCAAGTCAGGCAACCGTAATCACAAACGTAAATATCTACGATGGCCTTGGTGGCATGGCAGAAAACGTTTCGGTATTAATGGAAAATGGCAAGATTGTTGCCGTTGGTAAGGACGTGGACGAAGCCAGTGCCGTTAACGTCATCGATGGCACAGGTAAATGGTTAACGCCAGGTATTATTGATGTGCATAGTCATCTTGGTGTTTACGCGACGCCAGACGCAGAATCCCATGCCGACGGTAATGAAATGACCAAGCCTGTGACTGCTGCGGTTTGGGCTGAGCATTCAATTTGGCCGCAAGACCCTGGTTTTCGTCGTGCCCTTGCAGGTGGTGTAACCTCAATGCAAATCTTACCGGGTTCCGCTAACTTAGTGGGTGGTCGCAGTGTGACCGTTAAAAACCTACCAGGTCGAGTTATCCAGGATATGAAATTCCCAGATGCGCCTTACGGTTTGAAGATGGCCTGTGGTGAAAACCCAAAACGTGTATACGGTAAAAAAGGCGGGCCAATGACCCGTATGGGTAACGTTGCTGGTTACCGCCAAGCGTGGTCTGATGCACAGGATTACAAGCTCGCTTGGGAAAAATATGAAACAGATTACAACGCAGGTAAGAATGCTAAGCCACCTAAACGTGATTTGAACAAAGAAACGTTAATGGGTGTGCTTGATGGTGAAATCTTAGTGCACATGCATTGTTACCGTGCCGATGATATGGGCACCATGATGGATGTGATGAAAGAGTTTGATTATCACATCGCGTCGTTCCAACATGCGGTTGAATCATACAAAATTGCCGACAAACTGGCGGAAAATAATATCTGTTCTGCAATGTGGGCAGATTGGTGGGGCTTCAAAATGGAAGCGTACGATGGTATCCGTGAAAATATTCCTATGGTTCACCAAGCGAAAGCATGTGCCATCGTTCATTCGGATTCTGACCAAGGTATTCAGCGTCTAAACCAAGAGGCGGCGAAAGCCTTGTCTGATGGGCGTCGTGCTGGTATCGACATTTCTAAAGCCGATGCTTGGACTTGGTTAACCTCAAATGCGGCAAAATCTCTCGGTATTTTTGAACAAACCGGTTCTTTAGAAGCGGGCAAAAATGCAGACGTGGTGTTATGGAGTGCTGAGCCATTTTCTACTTATGCACAAGCTGAGTTAGTGTTTATCGACGGTGGTTTAGCGTTTGATCGTAGTAAGCCTGAAACCTGGGCGATTGCCGATTACGAGTTAGGACAAGTAGGTGAGGGAGATCGCAAATGA
- the trmL gene encoding tRNA (uridine(34)/cytosine(34)/5-carboxymethylaminomethyluridine(34)-2'-O)-methyltransferase TrmL — protein sequence MLDIVLFEPEIPPNTGNIIRLCANSGFRLHLIEPLGFDIDDKRLRRAGLDYHEFANLKRHKSFDDFINSEQPKRIIASTTRGSQPHTDITFGEGDYILFGSETRGLPDDVHAQIPQQHKVRIPMVQDSRSMNLSNSVAVLVYEAWRQLGYPGADL from the coding sequence ATGTTAGACATTGTTTTATTTGAACCGGAAATCCCACCCAACACCGGTAATATCATTCGCTTATGTGCCAACAGTGGTTTTCGTTTGCACCTTATCGAACCATTAGGGTTTGATATTGACGACAAACGTCTGCGCCGCGCGGGGCTCGACTATCACGAGTTCGCTAATTTAAAACGTCACAAAAGCTTCGATGATTTCATTAACAGCGAACAACCTAAGCGTATTATTGCCTCAACCACTCGCGGTAGCCAACCACACACCGACATCACGTTTGGCGAAGGTGACTACATACTCTTTGGCTCAGAAACTCGCGGGTTACCTGACGACGTTCATGCGCAAATACCACAACAACACAAAGTGCGTATCCCTATGGTACAAGACTCACGCAGCATGAATCTATCTAACTCGGTTGCTGTCCTTGTGTACGAAGCATGGCGCCAATTAGGTTACCCTGGCGCCGACTTGTAA